One segment of Salvelinus fontinalis isolate EN_2023a unplaced genomic scaffold, ASM2944872v1 scaffold_2536, whole genome shotgun sequence DNA contains the following:
- the LOC129850960 gene encoding insulin-like growth factor 1 receptor — translation MMFELMRMCWQYNPKMRPSFLEIINSIKEELEPPFREMSFFYSQENKLPDTEELDMEVENKKNVPLGPAASSRPPIPSGSAQPNQPPPPPSQQTPASTAPDGQLTLGSTPPSAPSSGQVQPQAPSSPCSPALGATSQACCSPVAPGPSSDQNSGASGQVASNGPEAVAQVLLRPAFNDSPPYTHMNGVRKKERAMPLPQSSAC, via the coding sequence gtTTGAGTTGATGCGTATGTGTTGGCAGTACAACCCGAAGATGCGTCCGTCGTTTCTGGAGATCATCAACAGCATCAAGGAGGAGCTGGAGCCGCCGTTCAGAGAGATGAGTTTCTTTTACAGCCAAGAGAACAAGCTTCCAGACACAGAGGAGTTAGACATGGAGGTAGAGAACAAGAAGAATGTTCCTCTAGGCCCAGCTGCCTCTTCACGCCCCCCCATCCCCTCCGGGTCCGCCCAGCCCAAccagccccctcctcccccctcccaacAGACACCAGCCTCCACGGCCCCCGACGGTCAATTAACGCTGGGCTCCACCCCCCCTTCAGCCCCGTCCTCTGGGCAGGTTCAGCCCCAAGCTCCCTCGTCCCCCTGCTCCCCAGCCCTCGGGGCCACCAGCCAGGCCTGCTGCTCCCCAGTGGCCCCTGGCCCCTCCTCGGACCAGAACTCAGGTGCCTCAGGACAGGTGGCGTCCAACGGCCCCGAGGCGGTCGCCCAGGTCCTGCTGCGACCAGCCTTCAATGACTCACCGCCCTACACACACATGAACGGAGTGAGGAAGAAGGAACGTGCCATGCCCCTCCCACAGTCCTCGGCCTGCTGA